Within Kineothrix sp. MB12-C1, the genomic segment GGATAGCCGTATACAGAATAGAGAGCAAATCCGGTTCGTCCATACGCTTTCTGATGCAGTCATTCTTTGCAATATCCTCGTATGTGGCACAGCTAAAGTAATAGAGTGCCGAACCCTTTGATTTGGGCATTTTACGCCATTTCATGCTCCGTTTGCAATCACCGCAGAACACAAGCCCTTTCAAGATATTAGACCGCTGCGGTTCCACTTTTTTTCTCTCGCAGGACTCTCGTTCCTGCTTGATGCACCTTACCGCCAAAAAGATTTCTTCATCAACCAAAGGTTCATGGGTGTTCTTGATTTCTACCCATTGATCCTGCGGCAGCTCCACGCAACCGCCCTTGCCCCATAGGTCGGATTTTGTTTTTCCCTGCACCATATGGCCGAGGTAAACCGGGTTGATTAAAATCCTGCGGACGGCGCTTTTATACCAATACCGCATATTGGCATAACGATCACTTTTTAAGATGCCCTTTTCATAGCGATACTGGCTTGGGGAGGGAATGCCCAGCTCATTGAGCTTTTGAACGATACGCATATCACCCATACCGTTCCTTGCCCACTTAAAAATATCCCTGACAACCGGTGCGGTTTCCTCGTCAATCACCAACTTGCCGTTAGCAGACTTTTGATAGCCGTAGGCTGCGACACAGCCGGTAAATTCCCCTCTACTTCTCTTGACTGCAAGCCCCGACTTTATCTTTTTTGATATATCTCTGGCGTACACATCATGGATCAGGTTTTTCAGAGGAACGGCATACCCATCATCCTGACTGCTGGCATTCAGACTGTCATATCCATCGTTCACGGAGATAAAGCGAACATTAAAGAATGGCAGTATTTTATCAAGATAAGTTCCGGTTTCAATGTAATTCCTGCCGAAACGGGACAGGTCTTTGACCACAATGCAGTTGATTTTTCCACCCTTGATGGCGTCCATCATTTCATTGAAGCCGGGACGGTCGAAGTTCGTTCCTGTCTGATTGACATCCTTAAAAACAGATATGAGCTTCAGGTACGGCCTTTCAGCAATATAGCGTTCCAACATGGAGATTTGATTGCCGATGGAATCACTTTCTTTTTTTCGCTCATCTTCCTCCGACAGCCGCCCGTAAACACAGGTGTTCCATATCGTTTCAAGAGGGACCTGGGCAACATGATCTATTTGCTTTCTGCTTGTTCTCGCCATCTCACACCACCCCCTTTATGGGAGCCGGTGAAGCTGATGCAATTAGAT encodes:
- a CDS encoding recombinase family protein, which produces MARTSRKQIDHVAQVPLETIWNTCVYGRLSEEDERKKESDSIGNQISMLERYIAERPYLKLISVFKDVNQTGTNFDRPGFNEMMDAIKGGKINCIVVKDLSRFGRNYIETGTYLDKILPFFNVRFISVNDGYDSLNASSQDDGYAVPLKNLIHDVYARDISKKIKSGLAVKRSRGEFTGCVAAYGYQKSANGKLVIDEETAPVVRDIFKWARNGMGDMRIVQKLNELGIPSPSQYRYEKGILKSDRYANMRYWYKSAVRRILINPVYLGHMVQGKTKSDLWGKGGCVELPQDQWVEIKNTHEPLVDEEIFLAVRCIKQERESCERKKVEPQRSNILKGLVFCGDCKRSMKWRKMPKSKGSALYYFSCATYEDIAKNDCIRKRMDEPDLLSILYTAIRKQIDLAVDIDRMVSKLNAKEGFCQQQSEVDTEISETEKKLSRLSMLRSSLYEDYQEKLLDEAEYLFTKAKYEKDVTFLRSRLDELSMQKHRLDTMLTPQNPWLAALKKFKKNKAITGEMISQLIERVEIFSDQSISICFRYRDEFESLLGFIEAESEVRVS